A region from the Anoplolepis gracilipes chromosome 2, ASM4749672v1, whole genome shotgun sequence genome encodes:
- the LOC140662913 gene encoding uncharacterized protein isoform X2, whose amino-acid sequence MMTTDRIDVSLPFAVKKGQDVYNDSDDNTSLDDIDDFLSMSLPPPSMNNSVLIDESNNEFLRLTTTVRAVYLSYLHKCLIGNYITCYKQTDNDVPSIEVKKCADQMELHAVRLALEVALYRQNMLRMIADIKSHTVKEKAYKKLVIFLETSKDKIDVAVQTDTTWPDLHKVDNTEDVYTPNCKETLETVNSDNSHTSENIMKNIDDEMDIQILQETIKEDSNDTSQEIKDQNDFQIDDETTIKNEDENSQDSLLQHMEDMFCESDDSSDITKLIEKHSGVTKANIDKEINKICLEADLNLFGIPQSDSIPRPKMTKVSTSEGKVSFSRYKELQNRKAIKEVNGNETGENKQKQRLNAIWFVERVHQVSQLKAKLTELSLTNYRKHGKIKEQFLELFGECEEEEMMPESPICIENYLPACKERIASWIVKYLMPFYKNRRIKDRQLFKAVAKYIADMLIIENTFPDDYVDVARMCQQVYRKLFQEQEVY is encoded by the exons ATGATGACAACAGATCGTATCGACGTTTCTCTACCGTTTGCAGTAAAAAAGGGACAGGATGTTTACAATGACAGCGATGACAATACTAGCCTGGATGATATTGACGATTTTCTATCCATGTCTTTGCCACCGCCTTCCATGAACAATTCTGTTTTAATCGACGAATCCAACAATGAGTTTTTACGTCTCACTACAACG GTCCGTGCTGTATACTTGTCTTATCTTCATAAATGCTTAATTGgtaattatataacttgttATAAACAAACGGACAATGATGTACCAAGTattgaagtaaaaaaatgtgcaGATCAAATGGAATTGCATGCAGTTAGATTGGCATTAGAAGTTGCTCTGTACAGACAAAATATGTTAAGAATG ATTGCAGATATAAAGTCGCATACTGTTAAAGAGaaagcgtataaaaaattagtaatatttttagaaacatcTAAAGATAAGATTGATGTTGCTGTACAAACAGATACCACATGGCCAGATTTGCACAAAGTAGATAATACAGAAGATGTATATACACCTAATTGTAAAGAAACATTAGAAACAGTGAATTCTGACAATTCTCACACGAgcgaaaatattatgaaaaatattgacgATGAGATGgatatacaaatattgcaAGAGACTATAAAAGAAGACTCTAATGACACTAGTCAGGAAATTAAGGATCAGAACGATTTCCAAATAGATGATGAAACtactattaaaaatgaagATGAAAATTCACAAGATTCACTACTACAACATATGGAGGATATGTTTTGCGAGAGTGACGACAGTAGtgatataacaaaattgatTGAGAAACATTCTGGTGTTACAAAGGCTAATATCGATaaggaaattaataaaatatgtttagaaGCAGATTTGAATCTTTTTGGTATACCACAAAGTGATAGTATACCAAGGCCTAAAATGACAAAAGTAAGTACAAGCGAAGGAAAAGTTAGCTTTAGTCGTTATAAGGAACTGCAAAATAGAAAAGCCATTAAGGAAGTTAATGGAAATGAGACTGgcgaaaataaacaaaaacagAGGCTAAACGCTATTTGGTTTGTGGAACGTGTGCATCAAGTTTCACAACTGAAAGCCAAACTGACTGAATTATCATTGACAAATTATCGTAAgcatggaaaaataaaagaacaatttCTTGAATTGTTTGGGGAATGTGAGGAAGAAGAAATGATGCCAGAATCGCCAATCtgcatagaaaattatttacctGCTTGCAAAGAAAGAATAGCGTCTTGGATTGTCAAATATCTAATGCCATTTTACAAGAACAGAAGAATTAAAGATCGACAACTTTTTAAAGCTGTCGCAAAGTATATCGCGGACATGCTCATTATAGAAAATACGTTTCCag ATGATTATGTTGATgt AGCAAGAATGTGTCAGCAAGTATATAGAAAGTTATTTCAAGAACAAGAAGTTTATTAA
- the LOC140662913 gene encoding uncharacterized protein isoform X1 encodes MMTTDRIDVSLPFAVKKGQDVYNDSDDNTSLDDIDDFLSMSLPPPSMNNSVLIDESNNEFLRLTTTVRAVYLSYLHKCLIGNYITCYKQTDNDVPSIEVKKCADQMELHAVRLALEVALYRQNMLRMIADIKSHTVKEKAYKKLVIFLETSKDKIDVAVQTDTTWPDLHKVDNTEDVYTPNCKETLETVNSDNSHTSENIMKNIDDEMDIQILQETIKEDSNDTSQEIKDQNDFQIDDETTIKNEDENSQDSLLQHMEDMFCESDDSSDITKLIEKHSGVTKANIDKEINKICLEADLNLFGIPQSDSIPRPKMTKVSTSEGKVSFSRYKELQNRKAIKEVNGNETGENKQKQRLNAIWFVERVHQVSQLKAKLTELSLTNYRKHGKIKEQFLELFGECEEEEMMPESPICIENYLPACKERIASWIVKYLMPFYKNRRIKDRQLFKAVAKYIADMLIIENTFPEQECVSKYIESYFKNKKFIKTKQDIYL; translated from the exons ATGATGACAACAGATCGTATCGACGTTTCTCTACCGTTTGCAGTAAAAAAGGGACAGGATGTTTACAATGACAGCGATGACAATACTAGCCTGGATGATATTGACGATTTTCTATCCATGTCTTTGCCACCGCCTTCCATGAACAATTCTGTTTTAATCGACGAATCCAACAATGAGTTTTTACGTCTCACTACAACG GTCCGTGCTGTATACTTGTCTTATCTTCATAAATGCTTAATTGgtaattatataacttgttATAAACAAACGGACAATGATGTACCAAGTattgaagtaaaaaaatgtgcaGATCAAATGGAATTGCATGCAGTTAGATTGGCATTAGAAGTTGCTCTGTACAGACAAAATATGTTAAGAATG ATTGCAGATATAAAGTCGCATACTGTTAAAGAGaaagcgtataaaaaattagtaatatttttagaaacatcTAAAGATAAGATTGATGTTGCTGTACAAACAGATACCACATGGCCAGATTTGCACAAAGTAGATAATACAGAAGATGTATATACACCTAATTGTAAAGAAACATTAGAAACAGTGAATTCTGACAATTCTCACACGAgcgaaaatattatgaaaaatattgacgATGAGATGgatatacaaatattgcaAGAGACTATAAAAGAAGACTCTAATGACACTAGTCAGGAAATTAAGGATCAGAACGATTTCCAAATAGATGATGAAACtactattaaaaatgaagATGAAAATTCACAAGATTCACTACTACAACATATGGAGGATATGTTTTGCGAGAGTGACGACAGTAGtgatataacaaaattgatTGAGAAACATTCTGGTGTTACAAAGGCTAATATCGATaaggaaattaataaaatatgtttagaaGCAGATTTGAATCTTTTTGGTATACCACAAAGTGATAGTATACCAAGGCCTAAAATGACAAAAGTAAGTACAAGCGAAGGAAAAGTTAGCTTTAGTCGTTATAAGGAACTGCAAAATAGAAAAGCCATTAAGGAAGTTAATGGAAATGAGACTGgcgaaaataaacaaaaacagAGGCTAAACGCTATTTGGTTTGTGGAACGTGTGCATCAAGTTTCACAACTGAAAGCCAAACTGACTGAATTATCATTGACAAATTATCGTAAgcatggaaaaataaaagaacaatttCTTGAATTGTTTGGGGAATGTGAGGAAGAAGAAATGATGCCAGAATCGCCAATCtgcatagaaaattatttacctGCTTGCAAAGAAAGAATAGCGTCTTGGATTGTCAAATATCTAATGCCATTTTACAAGAACAGAAGAATTAAAGATCGACAACTTTTTAAAGCTGTCGCAAAGTATATCGCGGACATGCTCATTATAGAAAATACGTTTCCag AGCAAGAATGTGTCAGCAAGTATATAGAAAGTTATTTCAAGAACAAGAAGTTTATTAAAACTAAACAGGATATATATCTCTGA
- the LOC140662913 gene encoding uncharacterized protein isoform X3 — MMTTDRIDVSLPFAVKKGQDVYNDSDDNTSLDDIDDFLSMSLPPPSMNNSVLIDESNNEFLRLTTTVRAVYLSYLHKCLIGNYITCYKQTDNDVPSIEVKKCADQMELHAVRLALEVALYRQNMLRMIADIKSHTVKEKAYKKLVIFLETSKDKIDVAVQTDTTWPDLHKVDNTEDVYTPNCKETLETVNSDNSHTSENIMKNIDDEMDIQILQETIKEDSNDTSQEIKDQNDFQIDDETTIKNEDENSQDSLLQHMEDMFCESDDSSDITKLIEKHSGVTKANIDKEINKICLEADLNLFGIPQSDSIPRPKMTKVSTSEGKVSFSRYKELQNRKAIKEVNGNETGENKQKQRLNAIWFVERVHQVSQLKAKLTELSLTNYRKHGKIKEQFLELFGECEEEEMMPESPICIENYLPACKERIASWIVKYLMPFYKNRRIKDRQLFKAVAKYIADMLIIENTFPDDYVDV, encoded by the exons ATGATGACAACAGATCGTATCGACGTTTCTCTACCGTTTGCAGTAAAAAAGGGACAGGATGTTTACAATGACAGCGATGACAATACTAGCCTGGATGATATTGACGATTTTCTATCCATGTCTTTGCCACCGCCTTCCATGAACAATTCTGTTTTAATCGACGAATCCAACAATGAGTTTTTACGTCTCACTACAACG GTCCGTGCTGTATACTTGTCTTATCTTCATAAATGCTTAATTGgtaattatataacttgttATAAACAAACGGACAATGATGTACCAAGTattgaagtaaaaaaatgtgcaGATCAAATGGAATTGCATGCAGTTAGATTGGCATTAGAAGTTGCTCTGTACAGACAAAATATGTTAAGAATG ATTGCAGATATAAAGTCGCATACTGTTAAAGAGaaagcgtataaaaaattagtaatatttttagaaacatcTAAAGATAAGATTGATGTTGCTGTACAAACAGATACCACATGGCCAGATTTGCACAAAGTAGATAATACAGAAGATGTATATACACCTAATTGTAAAGAAACATTAGAAACAGTGAATTCTGACAATTCTCACACGAgcgaaaatattatgaaaaatattgacgATGAGATGgatatacaaatattgcaAGAGACTATAAAAGAAGACTCTAATGACACTAGTCAGGAAATTAAGGATCAGAACGATTTCCAAATAGATGATGAAACtactattaaaaatgaagATGAAAATTCACAAGATTCACTACTACAACATATGGAGGATATGTTTTGCGAGAGTGACGACAGTAGtgatataacaaaattgatTGAGAAACATTCTGGTGTTACAAAGGCTAATATCGATaaggaaattaataaaatatgtttagaaGCAGATTTGAATCTTTTTGGTATACCACAAAGTGATAGTATACCAAGGCCTAAAATGACAAAAGTAAGTACAAGCGAAGGAAAAGTTAGCTTTAGTCGTTATAAGGAACTGCAAAATAGAAAAGCCATTAAGGAAGTTAATGGAAATGAGACTGgcgaaaataaacaaaaacagAGGCTAAACGCTATTTGGTTTGTGGAACGTGTGCATCAAGTTTCACAACTGAAAGCCAAACTGACTGAATTATCATTGACAAATTATCGTAAgcatggaaaaataaaagaacaatttCTTGAATTGTTTGGGGAATGTGAGGAAGAAGAAATGATGCCAGAATCGCCAATCtgcatagaaaattatttacctGCTTGCAAAGAAAGAATAGCGTCTTGGATTGTCAAATATCTAATGCCATTTTACAAGAACAGAAGAATTAAAGATCGACAACTTTTTAAAGCTGTCGCAAAGTATATCGCGGACATGCTCATTATAGAAAATACGTTTCCag ATGATTATGTTGATgtgtaa